ATCCTGGGTCGGGGGGTGCCAGGTCCAGCGCAGGTTGGTCGCCAGCCTGCCCAGTGCGAGCAGTGATTCCGGGAGATGTGCGCGGACGGTGAAGCGGTGGACGGCTCTCACGGATGCGAACCTTATCTCCCGGGCGGGCGGGAACGCCGAAGACCGCTTCGGCCGCCGGCCCCGGAGTCGGCGATCGAGTTGGGAGGTCGGATCGCGTGCGCGCACCACGGGTCATTCCGGCCATGGCGGCGGCCCTGCTGCTCGCCGTCATCGTGGCGGTCTTCGGATGCTCGAGCATCGCGGGCACCGCACGACCGACCGAGAACATCCTCGTCCGGCCGGTGGACCCCTCGTTCGTGTACGGCACGGACGGCAGCAGCATCGACAGGCTGGCGGCCACCGTCGTCACCGATGTGCAGGCCTACTGGTCCCGGGCCTTCCCGCAGCACTTCGGCAGCCCGTGGCGCGATATCGACGGCGGTTTCTTCTCCGTGGACACCACCGACAAGGACAGCGACCCGCCCCCGTGTACCGCGGAAGTCGCCGATCTGGCGGGTAACGCCTTCTACTGCACCGCGCTGGATGCCATCGCGTGGGACCGGGCGGCCCTGCTGCCCGTGCTGGCCGAGCACTACGGCCGGACGGCCGTGGTCGCCGTGCTCGCCCACGAGATGGGGCACGCGGTGCAGCACCGGCACAGCACCCCTTCCGGTGACACCGGATCCGGCGCCGCGGGCACCTCCACCAGCTCTCCCATACTGACCGAAGCGATCGCCGACTGCTATGCGGGCGCCTACGCACGCTGGGTCGTCGACGGCCACTCCGAACGCCTGCACATCAGGAAAGCGCAACTGGACGGTGCGATGCGTGCGCTGACGAGTTTCCGCGATCCGGTCGGCACCCCGCGATCCGACGCCGGTGCTCACGGCACCGCATTCGATCGCGTCTCGGCCTTTCAGGACGGCTACCGCGGTGGGCCGAGTTCGTGCGCGGAGATGACGAGGCACAACCGATTCACCAGTACGGCGATGACGTCGGCCCCGGAACGCCGCAACCAGCCGCTGGAGAAAATCCTGCGTTCCCGCGCAGCCGCCATGCGGGCCTACTTCGCCGGACTGGTCGATCGCAGGGGTGGGCACTGGACCGATCCCGTCCTGCACCGCGCGTCCCCGGCGAATTGCACCGAGGGACGTCGAAGGGCCGAGGACCGTCGAAGGCCGGTCGTCTACTGCCCGCAACCGCCCACAGTGCTCGTCGACCGCCGTGAGCTTGCGAACACGCATGGCGAGATCGGTGACCAGGCGAGTGCCACGGCCCTGGCCACAGGGTATGCACGGGCCGCCCTGTCCGGCCTCGGCAGACCCACATCCGGTGCCGAGGCCGCCAGGCAGGCGAGTTGTCTGGCCGGCGCCTACACCGGATCGGTGCTGCACGAGGCCGCTCGGCGACCGCCGCTGTCCGCGAGTGATCTGGACGAGGCCGTCATCCTGCTTCTGTCGGAGGAGAAGGTCGGCCGCGCCGCTTCCGCTACGAGCGCACCGACCGGATTCGACCGGGTCACCGCCTTTCGGGCCGGCGTGCGCGGCGGCGCGGACGCCTGTGGTGCATGAAGCCCGATGGTGCGGACGAGATCGGGGCCGTGATCGGCACCCGTTAGGCTCTGCGGTGGCACTCGCCGGCGGCCGAGGCCGCCCGGGGTGGGGCCGCGAGAGACCTTCGGGCAAGGATGAGGCGCGGTAGTGACAGCGACAGTGGGAACACGCCATCGGAAGCGCTTCATCGGCGCGGTCCTCACGGTGGTGGCGTGCCTGGCCGCCACCGGTTGCGCGCACCCGATCAGCGGGATGCCGACCACGGCAGGCAGCTTGGCCACCGCTTCTGTCGCGGGACTGCCCGCGACGAACGGCCCCAGCGGCCCGCGACCGGGAGTGCCCGACGCGAGCCTTCCGGTGGAAAACAGCGCAGGGGGCGAACTCGACACGCTCGCCACCAACGCGGTCGCCGATATTCGGGCCTACTGGAAAAAGGCCTTTCCGGAAACCTTCGAGGGCCGGGAGTTCGCCCCGGTCAAGCGCCTGGTCTCGTATGACTCCACCGGATCCGGTGTCCAACTGTGCAAGCAGAGCACGGCAGGCCTGGTCAACGCCTTCTACTGCCCGCTCGACGACGCCATCGCCTGGGATCGGGGCAGGATGCTGCCCATGCTCGAAAGCAGCTTCGGGCCGATGGCGGTGGTGACCGTGCTCGCCCACGAGATGGGGCACGCCATGCAGCACCGCGCGGGAGTCCTCGACAAGGACACCCCCACGCTGGTGCTCGAACAACAGGCCGACTGCTTCACCGGTGCGTTCTTCCGCCACGTCGCCGAGGGATCGGCCGAGCATTTCCGCATCTCCACCGGTGCGGGCCTCAACAATGTCCTGGGCGTGCTCAACTACATTCGCGATGCACCGGGTCGAACGGGATTCGCAGGCCCCCGGGCACACGGCAGCGCCTTCGACCGGATCTCGGCGTTCCAGTACGGATTCGCCGACGGCCCGGAGCGCTGCACCGAGATCACCGCGGACTCCGTCAAGCAGCGCACCACCCAGTTCCAGTTCTGGAAGGACGCCCAGGAAACCGACCTGCCCATCAACCGCAGCAGCGTCGAGATCGTCGAGGAGAGCCTGCGACGGGTCTTCGCCGACACCGGCGCCGCACCGCCCCGGATCACCACGCAGCAGCTGTCGTGTCCCGGACTGTCACCGACGTCCCCGGCGTTCTACTGCCCGGAGACGAACACGGTGTCGCTGGACATGCGGAAACTCCACGAGATCGCTCAGCCGCCGAGCACCGATCAACGGAAATCCGGCTATGGCGATTTCGCGGCCTACGCCCAGGTGGCCTCGCGCTACGCCCTATCGGTGCAGAACGCGGCAGGCCTCTCCCTGGACGACGAGGCCGCAAGCCTGCGTACCGCGTGTTTCGTCGGCTCCTGGAGCGGCCTGCTCGTGGAGGACCCCATCGGCAGGCGCAACCCCGTCGGCAAGCTGCGGATCGCCCCCGGCGATGTGGACGAGGGCGTGGCAGCTCTGCTGAGCAGGGACAGCCTGATCGCGGCCGACGTCGAAGGTGATCAGGTCCCCGCCGGATTCGCTCGCGTGGAGGCCTTCCGGATCGGTTTCCAGCAGGGCATGGGAGCCTGCGTCGCCAAATACCGGCACTGAGCGGACACGGCTGATCGGGTCGCCGCGGGCTGGCGAGGTCCGCACATCGCCCACCCGTCGGCGTTCGCGCGTCAGAACAGGGCGCTGGCCAAGTTGCGTCGGGCGGTGGCCACGCGCTCGTCCCCTTCGGGGAAGAGTTCGAACATCTCGATCAGATGCTCCCGCACACGGTTGCGCTCATCGCCCGAGGTGCGCTTGACCGTGCGCACCAGCCGGTCGAAGGCCGGCTCCACCCGCTGTGCGGCCAACTCCGCATCAGAAGCCGCCAACTGCGCGTCCACGTCGTCCGGAGCCGCATCGGCCCGCTCGATCGCCGAGGGGTCCGCGCTCTCGGCTCGCGCCGTGAACCGCACCTGCGCCAGCGCGGCCTTGGCCTGCTCATTGCCGGGTTCGGCGTCGAGAATCTTCTGGTAAGCGGATTCGGCCGCCGGGTAATCACCGCGTTCGAGAGCGTCCTCGGCAACGGTGAAGCGGGGATCCTCGGGCTCCTCCTGCTGCTCTTGTGCTCCCTGCTCGGCCGCACGGATGCCGGGAAGCTGATCGCGCTGGGCATCCAGGATCGAGTCGAGCCACTGCCGGATCTGAGCCTCCGGCTGCGCACCGGCGAACGCCTCGACCGGCTGACCATTGGCCACCGCGATCACGGTGGGAAGCGACTGCACTCCGAACAACTGCGGAATGCGCTGGTTGGCGTCCACGTCGATCTTGGCGAGTACCCAGCGACCGCCGTCCTGCTGCGCCAGACGCTCCAGGACCGGCGAGAGCTGCTTGCACGGCTGGCACCAGTCCGCCCACAGGTCCACGATCACGGGGACCTGCATCGAGCGCTCGAGGATCTCTGTCTGGAACGTCGACTCGGTGACATCGACAACCCAGGAGTTGGCCCCGTCGGCACCGCCGGGCGACTGACCGCCCCCGGCCGCAGCCGACTGGCCCGTGCCCGAACGGGCCGATGCCTCCGCCCTGTTCTTGAGCGCCGACAGGTCTACCGCACCCGCCATCGAGGCGGACGCGTCTGCGTTCTGGCGTGGATCTGGCCGTGTCACGACTCCATCGTGACACGACACGCAGCGCGAGTGGTCCCCGGGAGCAGGATCGCCGGGCACCTCGCACCACCCGAGGAAGACTCAACAGCCCGATCAGCCGACACGCAACGTGCACATCACCGAGAGATCAACTCGCCCAGGTGAACCAGTGCCACTCGATCAGGTGGCATTGCCGAAAAAGACTCATCCTTCGGGTGCTCGGCGTCGAAGAACCGACAGAGCCTGCGTGAGCGGACATCCCCTCACTCGGGCTTGCGAGGACTCCGATGGAGGACCTCACCGTCCGAAGTTCGATGAGAGGTACGAAACAGTGCGTATTGCTACTCGCATTGCCGGTGCGACCGGTGTGGCCGCCCTCGGCATGGTGACCCTGGGCTCCACCGCGTTCGCCGACAGCGCCGACAACGACGGCATCAACGTGTTGAACGACAACAACATCAGTGCCGTGCCGGTGCAGCTGTGCGGCAACAACGTCGCTGCGGTGGGTGTCGTCATCCCGGTCCTGTCGCCGCAGCAGAGCCAGTGCGTCAACGCGCCGGTGGTGGACCACCCCTCCGCTGAGAGCTGAGCGCACCGCCGGTGACGGAGCCGGAGCGGCATCGGGTTCTCCCGGGGCCGCTCCGGCTCTTTTCTCGCCCGGCTATTCCCGGTCACTCCTCTGCGAGGTGGTCCTCGACGCGCTGCACCTTCTCCTGGAGCTGATTGGTGTGCCCGGGTCGGATATCGGCTTTGACGACCAAGCTGGTGCGCGGTGACCGGGCCGAAACGGCCTCGGTCGCCCGTTTGACCACATCCATGACCTCGTCCCACTCGCCTTCCACCGTGGTGAACATGGCGGTCGTCTCGTACGGCAGCCCGGAATCACGAACCACACGCACCGCCTCGGCCACGGCCTCGCTGACACTGTCCGAATCCCCGGCACCCGATGGCGCCACGCTGAATGCCACCAGCACGTCATCCTCCATTCCACGAGTCACAAGCCCACGAATTACCGGCCCACGGGCATCGAGTCCACGAGCCCATCACGATCTCCGGTGCACTTGCAGTGTGGCCGATCTCCTCCCGGCAGGCACGGTCTCACTCACCGGAACACACGGTCCCGCGCAGCACAGCACTGTGGCCGAAACGGACCGCGCTCACCGGCTCGGGGCATACTCGCTGCTAGCGTCGAATGCCATGAGCCCCCGTCAACCGCTGCCCTTCGACCCCATCGCGCGCGCAGCCGAAATCTGGTCCGAACGGGTCGGCCCGTCCACGACGATGGCCGCAGTGACCAGCGTGATGCGGGTGCAGCAGATCCTGCAGTCCGCGGTCGACGCAGCATTGCGCCCGCACAATCTGACCTTCGCACGGTACGAGGCCCTTGTCCTTCTCACGTTTTCCCAGCGCGGCAGCCTGCCGATGCGGGTCATGGGCGATCGGCTGCAACTGCACCCGACCAGCGTCACCAACATCGTCGACCGTCTGGAACAGGACGGTCTGGTGCAACGCCTTTCGCACCCCACCGACCGCCGAACCACGCTCGTCGAGATCACCGATAGTGGCCGCGATCTGATGAAGCATGCGACCGAATCCGTCAACAGGATCGACTTCGGGCTCAGCGGTATCACCGAACGTCAGACACAGCAGCTCACCGAACTGCTCAGCAGGGTTCGGCACGCCGCTGGCGACTTCTGACCGGTGGGCGGGAAGTTTCCGGTGGGGGTGGTCAATTTCTCGCGAAATTGGCCACCCCCGCCCAGGGCAAGGTCAGCCGGACACCGCCCTAATTGAGCGCGCGCAAGGCCCCGGTCAGCCGGGACCATGAGGTAGGCCCCAGGGGAATCGGCGTTTCCAGCAGCTCACGCCGGGTGGCCCAACGCTCGAAGACGACCGTGCCGAAGGGGGGCACAGAAGCGATCAGTGCCAGCACCAGAACACGGAACTTCCAGCGCAGCGGCCCGTACACGAGCAGGCTCGCCACCACGTAAGCGGTGAACACCATGCCGTGGATCCACCCGAAGATCGTGACGCCCAGCGGCTGCCCCAGTCCGTATTTGAATACCATACCGATCAGCAGGCCCGCCCAGGAAAACGCCTCGGCGATCGCGATCAGGCGGAACCATCCAACATACGTTCTCAGCACGCACTCACCGTATCCTGCGCACGGTTCGGTCGATTCTTCAGGTCTCCGGGCCCACCACCCTGCCGAACCCGAAAAATCCGCCCCGACCAGGAAAGAAGCACTGTGGCAACAGCACGCACCGAACATTACGGGGCGGCTGCACCATCGTGCTCCCCCACGCGGTGGGCACCCGGCCGAAGGGTGATGACACGGCGGTGCGCCGCCGCCCACCAGCTTTTCGGGCGAACCGCCACAGCACTCCTCCCCCCTCGGGTTAGTGTCGCCCGGACAGGTGACAACTGCGACCGAGAGTGGGCACACTCGACGCTCGCACAGGTGTCATACGCCGTCAGCGAAGGAAGGGGCGCCGTGCAGCCGGTGCAGGACAACTCCGATCTTCGGCGGGCCGAAGCCGCACAGGACGGCACCGCGCTGATCGGCTACATCGACCCGGAACGGACCGACCGCATCGGGGTCCCGGACCAGCCGGGCCACAACCGTGCCGGCGCCGACACGATCGGGCAGGACTGGAATCGGATCAGCGATCACATCGCCGAACTGTTCAGCGCCGGCGTGGCCGAGAACGATCCCCGCACTCTGAAGGTGATCGGCGAACACTATCGCTGGATCTGCCACTTCTGGACACCCGATCACGAATCCTACATTCGGCTCGCGCGGATGTATGTGAGCCAACCGAAGTTCCGCAAGCGCATCGAACGCAGGAGACCCGCGGGGCTGGCCGCCTACCTGCGCGATGCGATGATCGCCTACGCCTGGGCACACCTCCAGTCGACCGCCTTGTAACCGGTGAGTCGCGGGCACCGAGCGACACGGCGGCGACCTCTGCGTGCTCGATGTCGGCCGTATCCCGTTCAATGGTGCGCGTGAAGCGATGGGTGTTGCACATGGACATGGACGCGTTCTTCGCGTCCGTGGAGCAGTTCACCCGGCCGACGATTCGTGACCGTGCGGTACTCGTGGGAGGGCTGGGACCGCGCGGCACCGTCGCAGGCGCCAGCTACCGGGCTCGCGAGTACGGCGCGCGCTCGGCGATGCCGATGTCGGAGGCACGGCGCCGTTGTCCGGTCGCCGTGGTGCTACCTCCCCGCTTCCGCCTGTACCAGGCGGTCAGCAAGCAGGTCTTCGAGATCGTGCGCCAGGCCTCGGAGCACGTGGAGCAGGTCTCGGTCGACGAGGCTTTCCTGGAGCCCGACGCACTGGCAGGAGCCTCGGCCGGGACCGTGCAGGAGTTCGCCTCCCGGCTGCGCACGGCGGTGCTCCGGCAGGTCGGAGTGACCGCCTCGGTCGGCGCGGGCTCCGGTAAACAACTCGCCAAGATCGCCTCGGGACTGGCCAAACCGGACGGCGCGCGGATCGTCCCGCCGGAGCAGGAAGAGGAACTGCTGTCCGGTCTTCCGGTACGCAAACTCTGGGGCATCGGACCGATCACCGAGTCGAAACTGCATCGCATCGGAGTGCGCACGATCGGCGATCTCGCCGCACTGCAACTCGGTGATGTCATCTCACTGCTGGGGCAGGCGCACGGTGTCGAGCTGCATCGGCTCGCCCGGGGTATCGACGAACATCCGGTGGCCGAGCGCGGTGAAGCCAAGCAGGTCAGTGCGGAGACCACATTCGACATCGATATCACCGATCCCGTGAAGCTGACCTCGGAAGTCACCGGAATGGCCGAGGCGGCCCACCGGCG
This Haloactinomyces albus DNA region includes the following protein-coding sequences:
- a CDS encoding DUF3817 domain-containing protein — protein: MLRTYVGWFRLIAIAEAFSWAGLLIGMVFKYGLGQPLGVTIFGWIHGMVFTAYVVASLLVYGPLRWKFRVLVLALIASVPPFGTVVFERWATRRELLETPIPLGPTSWSRLTGALRALN
- a CDS encoding neutral zinc metallopeptidase, producing the protein MTATVGTRHRKRFIGAVLTVVACLAATGCAHPISGMPTTAGSLATASVAGLPATNGPSGPRPGVPDASLPVENSAGGELDTLATNAVADIRAYWKKAFPETFEGREFAPVKRLVSYDSTGSGVQLCKQSTAGLVNAFYCPLDDAIAWDRGRMLPMLESSFGPMAVVTVLAHEMGHAMQHRAGVLDKDTPTLVLEQQADCFTGAFFRHVAEGSAEHFRISTGAGLNNVLGVLNYIRDAPGRTGFAGPRAHGSAFDRISAFQYGFADGPERCTEITADSVKQRTTQFQFWKDAQETDLPINRSSVEIVEESLRRVFADTGAAPPRITTQQLSCPGLSPTSPAFYCPETNTVSLDMRKLHEIAQPPSTDQRKSGYGDFAAYAQVASRYALSVQNAAGLSLDDEAASLRTACFVGSWSGLLVEDPIGRRNPVGKLRIAPGDVDEGVAALLSRDSLIAADVEGDQVPAGFARVEAFRIGFQQGMGACVAKYRH
- a CDS encoding MTH1187 family thiamine-binding protein, giving the protein MLVAFSVAPSGAGDSDSVSEAVAEAVRVVRDSGLPYETTAMFTTVEGEWDEVMDVVKRATEAVSARSPRTSLVVKADIRPGHTNQLQEKVQRVEDHLAEE
- a CDS encoding neutral zinc metallopeptidase encodes the protein MRAPRVIPAMAAALLLAVIVAVFGCSSIAGTARPTENILVRPVDPSFVYGTDGSSIDRLAATVVTDVQAYWSRAFPQHFGSPWRDIDGGFFSVDTTDKDSDPPPCTAEVADLAGNAFYCTALDAIAWDRAALLPVLAEHYGRTAVVAVLAHEMGHAVQHRHSTPSGDTGSGAAGTSTSSPILTEAIADCYAGAYARWVVDGHSERLHIRKAQLDGAMRALTSFRDPVGTPRSDAGAHGTAFDRVSAFQDGYRGGPSSCAEMTRHNRFTSTAMTSAPERRNQPLEKILRSRAAAMRAYFAGLVDRRGGHWTDPVLHRASPANCTEGRRRAEDRRRPVVYCPQPPTVLVDRRELANTHGEIGDQASATALATGYARAALSGLGRPTSGAEAARQASCLAGAYTGSVLHEAARRPPLSASDLDEAVILLLSEEKVGRAASATSAPTGFDRVTAFRAGVRGGADACGA
- a CDS encoding TipAS antibiotic-recognition domain-containing protein, with product MQPVQDNSDLRRAEAAQDGTALIGYIDPERTDRIGVPDQPGHNRAGADTIGQDWNRISDHIAELFSAGVAENDPRTLKVIGEHYRWICHFWTPDHESYIRLARMYVSQPKFRKRIERRRPAGLAAYLRDAMIAYAWAHLQSTAL
- a CDS encoding tetratricopeptide repeat protein codes for the protein MAGAVDLSALKNRAEASARSGTGQSAAAGGGQSPGGADGANSWVVDVTESTFQTEILERSMQVPVIVDLWADWCQPCKQLSPVLERLAQQDGGRWVLAKIDVDANQRIPQLFGVQSLPTVIAVANGQPVEAFAGAQPEAQIRQWLDSILDAQRDQLPGIRAAEQGAQEQQEEPEDPRFTVAEDALERGDYPAAESAYQKILDAEPGNEQAKAALAQVRFTARAESADPSAIERADAAPDDVDAQLAASDAELAAQRVEPAFDRLVRTVKRTSGDERNRVREHLIEMFELFPEGDERVATARRNLASALF
- a CDS encoding DNA polymerase IV, giving the protein MVRVKRWVLHMDMDAFFASVEQFTRPTIRDRAVLVGGLGPRGTVAGASYRAREYGARSAMPMSEARRRCPVAVVLPPRFRLYQAVSKQVFEIVRQASEHVEQVSVDEAFLEPDALAGASAGTVQEFASRLRTAVLRQVGVTASVGAGSGKQLAKIASGLAKPDGARIVPPEQEEELLSGLPVRKLWGIGPITESKLHRIGVRTIGDLAALQLGDVISLLGQAHGVELHRLARGIDEHPVAERGEAKQVSAETTFDIDITDPVKLTSEVTGMAEAAHRRLVASGRAARTVTVKARDSTFATSSRAETLPTATSDFPALAAAARRLAPVAAPPGTPVRLVGVSYSGLAAWEQESLFGNPADGQSPSGAAETQASATAPQVSHDPETGAPHARRWQAGDDVHHAEWGHGWVQGSGIGRVTVRFETARTGRGPTRTFAVDDPALSPANPLASLGW
- a CDS encoding MarR family winged helix-turn-helix transcriptional regulator; its protein translation is MSPRQPLPFDPIARAAEIWSERVGPSTTMAAVTSVMRVQQILQSAVDAALRPHNLTFARYEALVLLTFSQRGSLPMRVMGDRLQLHPTSVTNIVDRLEQDGLVQRLSHPTDRRTTLVEITDSGRDLMKHATESVNRIDFGLSGITERQTQQLTELLSRVRHAAGDF